The window AGCCCGAGGCGCTGGACCCGGTGGGCGGGCTGTACCGGCCGCGCCCGCACGCGCGCGGCTACGGCTTCTCCGGCACGGGCCTGGGCCTCGGCATCTGCCGCAAGCTGCTGGCGCAGATGGGCGGCGAGCTGGGCGTGGACAGCAACGGCGGCCAGGGCACCGCGTTCTGGTTCACCCTCCACCTTCCCCCCGCTCCGCCGCCGTAGGTCGAAAGTCCCAAGTGCCAAGTGCCAAGTGCCAAGTGCCAAGTGCCAAGTGCCAAGTGCCAAGTGCCAAGTGCCAAGTGCTTAACTGCAAAGAGGATGATGAATCCAAAGGCGCAGGACTGCGCACTCAGGACTTAGGACTCAGGATTCAGGACTTAGGACTTAGGACCCCTTCCGTTCCCGACATCCAGCCGGATCCGCACCACGTGTGCGGGTCCGGCTTCGCTTTGGTCTCTCACAGAGGGCACGGAGAACGGAGGATGGAGATACGGAGGATCGAGGCCGATCTGCCGGCATCCTCGATGGATTCACAGCCGGAAGATGGCTTACGCGGAGAAGCGGAGTAGCAGAGAGAGACGCTTCTATATCTCTGCTTCTTTGCGTGAGCCGATTCTGTTGGTCGAGGTTCGATATCCATCCTCCCGAATTCGGGAAATCCGGGGGCGCGCTGCGTCGGCGGAGCTCGCGGAGATGTGCCTCCGCCGACTTCGCTGAATCCGCATGGTGTCTGCGGTTTGCCTCGATCAGACCTGCGCGGGCAGGCGGCTTTTTTCCTCCGGATCCTCCGCGCCCTTCGTAAGAGACCATCCGTTCTCTCCTGTGCCGGATGGACGTGTGGCGGGGGCGCGCCACGGGTGTGGAGCCCCGCCACACCTGTGGGTGGGCCACCACGCAACAGCGGGCCCCGCCGCGTTCCCATCATCCCCCAAGTCGTTTGCAATCAACAGGTTGGCGGAAAGGCACGGCCGCGCACGGGCATTGCCTTGTCCCATCCCGCTGTCGCAGGCCCTCCCCGGAACCCCTTCGCCGGAGCTCCCTGCCGTGCCCCCCCAGATCGCCACCCGACGCCGGATGCCAACCCGGACGACCTTCTCCTTTCCGCGCCTTGCCGCGGCCGACGAGCTGATGCTGGCTCCGCCGGCGCCCGGGATCTCCATCCCGCGCCCGCTGGAAGGGATCCGCCTCGACATCGACCCCATCCGCCTGGTGAACGTGGCCGCCGCGCTGCTGCTGCTGGTGCTGGCCGCGCCGGTGATGGCCGTGATCGCGCTGCTGGTGAAGCTGACCTCGCCGGGCCCCGTGGTGTTCCGCCAGGTGCGCGTGGGCGTGGACCGCCGCTCGCCGGGAAGCGGGTCGCGCTGGCGCCGCACCTACGACTACGGCGGCCGCCTCTTCACCATGTACAAGTTCCGCACGATGTCGGCGGCGTCGGACGACCGCCTGCAGGTGTGGGCCCAGCCCGACGACCCGCGGGTGACCGCGCTGGGGCGCGTGCTGCGCAAGTACCGCCTGGACGAGCTGCCGCAGCTGGTGAACGTGCTGCGCGGCGACATGAACCTGGTGGGGCCGCGCCCCGAGCAGCCCCGCATCTTCGCCGAGCTGCGCGACCAGGTGGACCGCTACGCCGAGCGCCAGCGCGTTCTTCCCGGCATCACCGGGTGGGCGCAGGTGCAGCAGCCGTACGACCGCTCGGTGGACGACGTGCGCGGCAAGGTGCGGCTGGACCTGGAGTACATCGCCACGCGCTCGGTGCGGCGCGACGTGCAGATCCTGATGCGTACCGTGCCGGCCGTGCTGCTGCGCCGCGGCGGGTGGTAGCCGTGACCGGGCTGGCCCTTCCCGCCCGAGCCGGCGCCCGCGCCCGGCTGGCCGCTCCCGCGGCGGCCGCGGCCCCGCTGGTGGCCGCGGCCGCCTTCGCGCTGCTCTACTGGCGCCCGGCGCTCACGCTGGTGCGGGACTGGTGGAGCGACCCCAACGCCGGCCACGGGCTGCTGCTGGGCCCGGTGGCGCTCTGGCTGGCCTGGCGCGCCGGCGTGGTTCCCCGCCCCGCCCCGCGGCACCGGGCGGGCATCGCGCTTCTTACGCTGGCCGTGGCCATGCGCTGGCTCTCGGGGCTGGCGGCCGAGCTCTTCACCATGCGCCTGTCGCTGCTCCTGGCCGCGGCCGCGCTGGTGGTGTTCGCCTGGGGATGGGGGCAGCTGAAGCGGTGGTGGCTTCCCGCGGGGCTGCTCCTGCTCTGCATTCCCCTTCCCGCCGTGGTCACCGCGTCGCTGGCGCTGCCGCTGCAGTTCAAGGCCTCGGCGCTGGGCGCGGCCATGCTGGAGTGGCGCGGGATCCCGGTGCGCCTGGCGGGGAACGTCATCTCCCTTCCCGGGCGCAGCCTGTTCGTGACCGAGGCGTGCAGCGGGCTGCGCTCGCTGGCCGCGCTCCTGGCCATCGCCCTGCTCACCGGCGGGCTGTGGCTGCGCACCGCGGGCGCGCGGGCGGTGCTGCTGGCCGCGGCGCTGCCGGTGGCGGTGGTGCTGAACGGCGTGCGCGTGTTCCTCACCGGCTTCCTGGTGGTGTTCGTGGACCCGCGCCTGGGCGACGGCTTCATGCACCTGACCGAGGGGTGGCTCATCTACCTGGCCGCGCTGGGGATCCTGGCGCTGATGGCCTCGGGGCTCACCCGCGTGGAGCGCCGCCTGGCGCCGGTGCCCGCGTGAGCGCCCGCGCCTGGTGGGCGCCTGCCGCCGTGCTGGCGGCCGGGGCGGTGCTGGTGGCCGCGGGCGGGCGGCAGCGCTCGCTTCCGCTGCGCGCGCCGCTGGCCGAGACGGTGCCGGCGCGCGTGGGCCCCTGGGAGGGCCGCGACCGCACCATCGCCGACGAGGAGCGCCGGGTGGCGGGGATGGACGACTACCTGATGCGCGCGTACGTGCCGGCGGGGGTGGCCGGGGCCGCCACGGCCTTCTCGCTGTACGTGGGCTACTACCGCAGCCAGGCGCAGGGACGCACCATCCACTCGCCGAAGAACTGCCTGCCGGGCGCGGGGTGGGAGGCGCTGACCACCGGGCGCATGCGCATCGCCACCCAGGCCGGCACGGTGGAGGTGAACCGCGCGCTGCTGCAGAACGCGGGGCGGCGCGCGCTGGTGCTGTACTGGTACCAGGGGCGGGGGCGGGTGACGGCCGACGAGTACGCGGTGAAGTGGAACCTCCTGCGCGACGCGGCGCTCAGCCGCCGCACCGAGGAGGCGCTGGTCCGGGTGATCGTGCCGGTCGACGGCACCGAGGCCCGGGCCCAGGAAGTGGCGGTACAGGCGGCCCGCGCGGCCGTTCCCGCCGTGGCGCGCGCGCTCCCCCAGCCCGGGTGAACCGGGAGTCCGGCGCATGAAACCCTACCCGGGAAGGAGACCGAGGACCCCATGGACGAGTTGAACCGGCGGCCGGTGCTGCTGGCCGTGTACCCCGTGGCCGCGCTGCTCGTGCTGGTGCCCACCATCGAGGTGGTCGCCGGCGCCTGGCCGTTCCAGACCGGCGAGCTGTCGTGGCGCTTCGGCGTGGGCGGCATCGTGCTGAAAACGCTGGTCACGCCGCTGCTGGGGATCATGCTGGCCATGGTGGCCGGGGTGGCGCTGGAACACCGCCGCACGGTGCGCGCGCTGGCCGCGGTCTGCCTGGCGATCGCGGTGGGCACCGTGCTGGTGGCCGCCATGTTCACGCTGGACTTCCTGCAGCTGCGGTCGATCGTGGACCCGCGGATGAAGGGCGGGATGACCGTGGCCTCGGGCACGGCGCTGCTGATGGCGGCGCTGATCGCCCCCGCGGCGGCGGCGCTGGGTGCAGGGGGATGGAAGGCTACGCGCCGGGCCGGTACGGTGCGCGCGCGGAAGGGCGCTCGCGCGGACGGAGTGCTGGTGAGCCCTCGACTGAAGGAGAACGCCACATGAAACGCTTTCGTGCCCGCGCGCTGATGCTCGCGGCCGGGGCGGCGCTGGTGATGCTTCCCGCGCAGGCCCACGCGGTAAGCTTCCTGGGGGAGAAGTTCATTGCCCTGGGCGGATCGGTCACGGTTCGCTACATCGGCAGCAGTGCCGCGTACTTCAACACCATGCAGTGGTTCCGCAACGGCTACGGCGCGGTGAACTACACCGGCAACGTGGTCGACTACACCAACTCCGGCACCGTCGACGACCTGTTCTACAGCCAGAACGGGTACCGGCTGGACGGCACGCCCGTGCCCGGCAGCCCCACGGGAAGCGTGGTGGTGCTGGGCGGGGGCTACTCGTTCGGCGTGGGCGAGGAGGTGCTGCTGGGCCTGTTCGTGCACAACGAGTACGAGGAGGGGCCGGGCGGCGCCAACTGGAAGACCCAGGACGGCGACGACTACACCTACTTCTCCGGCCCGCTGTCGCGGAACAAGGACAGCCGCTTCCACCTGTCCATCACCGACCTGGGCGGCGGGACCTTCCAGTTCCGCGGCGGCTGGGAAGACACGGTGGACGGCGGCG is drawn from Longimicrobium sp. and contains these coding sequences:
- a CDS encoding sugar transferase gives rise to the protein MPTRTTFSFPRLAAADELMLAPPAPGISIPRPLEGIRLDIDPIRLVNVAAALLLLVLAAPVMAVIALLVKLTSPGPVVFRQVRVGVDRRSPGSGSRWRRTYDYGGRLFTMYKFRTMSAASDDRLQVWAQPDDPRVTALGRVLRKYRLDELPQLVNVLRGDMNLVGPRPEQPRIFAELRDQVDRYAERQRVLPGITGWAQVQQPYDRSVDDVRGKVRLDLEYIATRSVRRDVQILMRTVPAVLLRRGGW
- the xrt gene encoding exosortase, which translates into the protein MVAVTGLALPARAGARARLAAPAAAAAPLVAAAAFALLYWRPALTLVRDWWSDPNAGHGLLLGPVALWLAWRAGVVPRPAPRHRAGIALLTLAVAMRWLSGLAAELFTMRLSLLLAAAALVVFAWGWGQLKRWWLPAGLLLLCIPLPAVVTASLALPLQFKASALGAAMLEWRGIPVRLAGNVISLPGRSLFVTEACSGLRSLAALLAIALLTGGLWLRTAGARAVLLAAALPVAVVLNGVRVFLTGFLVVFVDPRLGDGFMHLTEGWLIYLAALGILALMASGLTRVERRLAPVPA
- a CDS encoding exosortase C-terminal domain/associated protein EpsI produces the protein MSARAWWAPAAVLAAGAVLVAAGGRQRSLPLRAPLAETVPARVGPWEGRDRTIADEERRVAGMDDYLMRAYVPAGVAGAATAFSLYVGYYRSQAQGRTIHSPKNCLPGAGWEALTTGRMRIATQAGTVEVNRALLQNAGRRALVLYWYQGRGRVTADEYAVKWNLLRDAALSRRTEEALVRVIVPVDGTEARAQEVAVQAARAAVPAVARALPQPG
- a CDS encoding PEP-CTERM sorting domain-containing protein (PEP-CTERM proteins occur, often in large numbers, in the proteomes of bacteria that also encode an exosortase, a predicted intramembrane cysteine proteinase. The presence of a PEP-CTERM domain at a protein's C-terminus predicts cleavage within the sorting domain, followed by covalent anchoring to some some component of the (usually Gram-negative) cell surface. Many PEP-CTERM proteins exhibit an unusual sequence composition that includes large numbers of potential glycosylation sites. Expression of one such protein has been shown restore the ability of a bacterium to form floc, a type of biofilm.), whose product is MKRFRARALMLAAGAALVMLPAQAHAVSFLGEKFIALGGSVTVRYIGSSAAYFNTMQWFRNGYGAVNYTGNVVDYTNSGTVDDLFYSQNGYRLDGTPVPGSPTGSVVVLGGGYSFGVGEEVLLGLFVHNEYEEGPGGANWKTQDGDDYTYFSGPLSRNKDSRFHLSITDLGGGTFQFRGGWEDTVDGGDEDYNDLEFEISGVTVTPEPVSMMLMATGLAGLGGFGFRRRRSNRTLTPA